The Spiroplasma citri genome has a segment encoding these proteins:
- a CDS encoding terminase large subunit domain-containing protein — MQANNEKTNLELYYEWINKNSNKNKVGIKIKKIVSTLVKELKSNKDYYFNHKEANKTISFIEKSCFHTTGEYNKQNFKLELWQKAFLEALYGFYDKKTNLRRFKEALLIVGRGNGKTALASAIALKSLILDNEANAELYSIATKRDQAKRVYEEMRRMIFINPNLNKILKVKRDKIEFIHNNSFFQPLLVVNFYKLIII; from the coding sequence ATGCAAGCAAATAATGAAAAAACAAATTTAGAACTATATTATGAATGAATAAATAAAAACTCAAATAAAAATAAAGTTGGAATAAAAATTAAAAAAATTGTTTCCACATTAGTAAAAGAATTAAAATCAAATAAAGATTATTATTTTAATCACAAAGAAGCAAATAAAACAATTAGCTTTATTGAAAAATCTTGCTTTCATACAACTGGAGAATATAATAAACAAAATTTTAAATTAGAATTATGGCAAAAAGCATTTTTAGAAGCATTATATGGTTTTTATGATAAAAAAACAAATTTAAGAAGATTTAAAGAAGCACTCTTAATTGTTGGAAGAGGAAATGGAAAAACCGCCCTTGCTTCTGCAATCGCTTTAAAAAGTTTAATTTTAGATAATGAAGCAAATGCCGAACTTTATTCTATTGCAACCAAACGAGATCAAGCAAAAAGAGTTTATGAAGAAATGCGACGAATGATTTTTATTAATCCTAACTTAAATAAAATTTTAAAAGTTAAGCGAGATAAAATAGAGTTTATACATAATAATTCTTTTTTTCAACCACTATTAGTTGTCAATTTTTACAAACTAATAATAATTTAA
- a CDS encoding HNH endonuclease: MKCFLIKKMKNNWKDYDKNRPIRHKFYRNKKWVKIRNDYFNSKMGICERCYQKRYIVNGVIVHHKEYITDQDFINWNIDKLFAWKNLELLCMKCHNKEHKTEKGYRDNVIIDEKTGKVKIIDKEE, translated from the coding sequence ATGAAATGTTTTCTGATTAAGAAAATGAAAAATAATTGAAAAGATTATGATAAAAATCGTCCAATTAGACATAAATTTTATCGCAATAAAAAATGAGTAAAAATAAGAAACGATTATTTTAATAGCAAAATGGGAATATGTGAACGATGTTATCAAAAGAGATATATAGTTAATGGTGTTATTGTTCACCACAAAGAATATATTACCGATCAAGATTTTATTAATTGAAACATTGATAAACTTTTTGCATGAAAAAATTTAGAACTATTATGCATGAAATGCCACAATAAAGAACACAAAACCGAAAAAGGATATCGCGATAATGTCATAATTGACGAAAAAACTGGCAAAGTAAAAATAATCGATAAAGAAGAATAA
- a CDS encoding RecT family recombinase: MQIGYKGYIQLAIRTGKYLTINAIEVKQGELLNFDELEQEYNFKWITNENERTKKETIGYVAFFKLLNGYKKTLYWSKEKCENNFKTYSKNYQTYGKFTAGSYEGMALKTVLTQLLRKWGIMSVEMQEAYQHDQAIIINNSKEFSDNPNIKNKEDKNVIELNNKKDELNLNLEQEFSSNEINDDEEIAKAVNEMFSD, encoded by the coding sequence TTGCAAATTGGTTATAAGGGTTATATTCAGTTAGCAATCCGAACAGGAAAATATTTAACAATAAACGCAATAGAAGTAAAACAAGGTGAATTATTAAATTTTGACGAATTAGAACAAGAATACAATTTTAAATGAATAACCAACGAAAATGAACGAACAAAAAAAGAAACAATCGGATATGTTGCGTTTTTTAAACTACTAAATGGTTATAAAAAAACTTTATATTGAAGTAAAGAAAAATGCGAAAATAATTTTAAAACATATTCTAAGAATTATCAAACTTACGGAAAATTTACGGCTGGAAGTTATGAGGGAATGGCACTTAAAACAGTATTAACCCAACTTTTAAGAAAATGAGGTATTATGTCAGTTGAAATGCAAGAAGCCTATCAACATGATCAAGCAATAATTATTAATAACAGCAAAGAGTTTAGTGATAATCCTAACATAAAAAATAAAGAAGATAAGAATGTTATTGAATTAAATAACAAAAAAGATGAACTAAATCTAAATTTAGAACAAGAATTTAGCAGTAATGAAATAAATGATGATGAAGAAATTGCTAAAGCTGTTAATGAAATGTTTTCTGATTAA
- a CDS encoding single-stranded DNA-binding protein, producing MNQFIAIGRTTKDIEIKRTQNGKEYAMFQLTVTRPHSTQKETDFIPSQVWNKQASVLQ from the coding sequence ATGAATCAATTTATTGCCATTGGTAGAACAACAAAAGATATTGAAATTAAAAGAACACAAAATGGTAAAGAATATGCCATGTTTCAATTAACAGTAACAAGACCACATTCAACCCAAAAAGAAACTGATTTTATTCCTTCTCAAGTTTGAAATAAACAAGCAAGTGTATTACAGTAA
- a CDS encoding PD-(D/E)XK nuclease family protein, giving the protein MQFISNNIKLKYNVNFEKDNHSYFIDNIIFPSITAIISYFNNTEIQYDKLMKNNELFKNATERGKIIHEFISRILYDAIFQTENRKDYKTIIKNSKKISTIKESLKIIELFYNFFNRIKNDFIKSIIMFEIPLSDGKVCGTPDLIYYENNKAIVVDFKTWKYFNAEKINKAKIQITAYNYLLEKNNIFTSNIGEIWIINENGVNINRFNITNQLKLEWQEIMHTFLKNNSNNEKRNYEN; this is encoded by the coding sequence ATGCAATTTATTAGTAATAATATTAAATTAAAATATAATGTAAATTTTGAAAAAGATAACCACTCTTATTTTATAGATAATATTATTTTCCCCAGCATTACCGCTATTATTAGTTATTTTAATAATACTGAAATTCAATATGATAAATTAATGAAAAATAATGAACTTTTTAAAAATGCAACAGAAAGAGGAAAAATTATTCATGAGTTTATTTCACGGATTTTATATGATGCAATTTTCCAAACAGAAAATAGAAAAGATTATAAAACAATTATTAAAAATAGTAAAAAAATATCAACAATAAAAGAAAGTTTAAAAATAATTGAGTTATTCTATAATTTTTTTAATAGAATAAAAAACGATTTTATTAAATCAATTATTATGTTTGAAATACCCTTATCAGACGGAAAAGTGTGTGGCACTCCCGATTTAATTTATTATGAAAATAACAAAGCTATTGTTGTTGATTTTAAAACTTGAAAATACTTTAATGCTGAAAAAATTAATAAAGCAAAAATACAAATTACAGCATATAATTATTTACTTGAAAAAAATAATATTTTTACTAGTAATATTGGTGAAATTTGAATAATTAACGAAAATGGTGTTAATATAAATCGTTTCAATATTACCAATCAATTAAAGTTAGAATGACAAGAAATAATGCATACATTTTTAAAAAATAATTCTAATAACGAGAAAAGAAACTATGAAAATTAA